In a single window of the Pseudomonas sp. B21-015 genome:
- a CDS encoding efflux transporter outer membrane subunit, translating into MNFVNRTPLWRGSLLPLGCEAAPKIASAAHSNGSKLPRHRVSIHSVVFVLSLFSLSACTVGPDFQKPLPQQVAEWSKPGNAAASQIASSEMDERWWEVFNDPKLSALTQRALTDNLDLKLASSRLQQSRAARQVVTANRYPNTAATGSYGRKRNSGEGLNDPSGNNGDSAYNLWDAGFSASWELDFWGRVRRETEAADATLEVAENDRRGVLLSVLAETAQDYIQLRGVQSTRAVTEQNLDVARHSLKLSQLRLADGVATDLDVAEAAAQVAAIESRLPALEQRQSQLINALSLLMGEPPQALSAELSTDAPVPQTPRQVAIGLPSQLAERRPDIRQAEARLHAATASIGVAKGDFYPRITLSGNIGSQALQLSDFGSWGSRSFGIGPQLSLPLFDGGRLRGMLHLREAQQQEAALAYQQTVLRAWHEIDDQLTAYNASQLRRDSLAEAVRQNQIALRTAQQQYVEGVVDFVNVLTVQGELLATQQQWVESSTGVSLAMVGLYKALGGGWESVYPVAETAQL; encoded by the coding sequence ATGAACTTTGTTAATCGCACACCCCTGTGGCGAGGGAGCTTGCTCCCGCTGGGCTGCGAAGCGGCCCCAAAAATTGCGAGTGCTGCGCACTCGAACGGGAGCAAGCTCCCTCGCCACAGAGTCAGCATTCATTCAGTGGTTTTTGTGCTGAGCCTGTTTTCATTGAGCGCCTGCACCGTCGGCCCGGACTTCCAGAAACCGCTGCCGCAGCAAGTGGCCGAATGGTCAAAACCGGGCAACGCCGCCGCCAGTCAGATCGCTTCCAGCGAAATGGACGAACGCTGGTGGGAGGTATTCAACGACCCAAAACTCTCGGCCCTGACCCAACGCGCCCTGACCGATAACCTCGACCTGAAACTCGCCAGCAGCCGCTTGCAGCAAAGCCGCGCCGCGCGTCAGGTGGTCACCGCCAACCGCTATCCCAACACCGCCGCCACCGGCAGCTACGGGCGCAAACGCAACAGCGGTGAAGGCCTGAACGATCCGTCGGGCAACAACGGCGACTCGGCGTACAACCTGTGGGATGCAGGCTTTTCCGCCTCCTGGGAACTGGATTTCTGGGGCCGGGTGCGCCGCGAAACCGAAGCCGCCGATGCCACCCTGGAAGTGGCGGAAAACGATCGTCGTGGCGTGCTGCTGTCGGTGCTCGCCGAAACCGCTCAGGACTACATTCAACTGCGCGGTGTGCAAAGCACCCGGGCCGTCACCGAGCAGAACCTCGACGTCGCCCGGCACAGTTTGAAACTCTCGCAACTGCGCCTGGCGGACGGGGTGGCGACGGACCTGGACGTTGCCGAAGCCGCTGCGCAAGTCGCGGCCATCGAATCACGTTTGCCGGCGCTGGAGCAGCGTCAGTCGCAACTGATCAACGCCCTGAGCCTGTTGATGGGCGAACCGCCGCAAGCGCTGTCCGCCGAGTTATCCACAGACGCTCCCGTGCCGCAAACCCCGCGTCAGGTCGCCATCGGCTTGCCGTCGCAATTGGCCGAGCGCCGCCCGGACATCCGTCAGGCCGAAGCCCGTTTGCATGCCGCTACCGCCAGCATCGGCGTGGCCAAGGGTGACTTCTATCCGCGGATCACCCTGTCGGGCAACATCGGTTCACAAGCCCTGCAACTGAGCGATTTCGGCTCCTGGGGCTCACGTTCGTTCGGCATCGGCCCGCAATTGAGCCTGCCGCTGTTCGATGGCGGCCGCCTGCGCGGCATGTTGCACCTGCGCGAAGCACAGCAACAGGAAGCGGCCCTGGCCTACCAGCAAACCGTGCTGCGGGCCTGGCATGAAATCGACGATCAACTCACCGCCTACAACGCCAGTCAGTTGCGTCGCGACAGCCTCGCCGAAGCCGTGCGTCAGAACCAGATCGCCCTGCGCACCGCGCAACAGCAATACGTCGAAGGGGTGGTGGATTTCGTCAATGTCCTCACCGTGCAAGGCGAATTGCTGGCGACCCAGCAGCAGTGGGTCGAGAGCTCGACCGGGGTGTCGTTGGCGATGGTTGGCTTGTATAAGGCGCTGGGTGGGGGATGGGAGTCGGTGTATCCGGTGGCGGAGACGGCGCAGCTCTGA
- a CDS encoding efflux RND transporter periplasmic adaptor subunit, which translates to MRRFRILVMGLTFVTCVVQAQTPAPDDPLLESSAVGGDASASSEARGVLRARDQAVLASELSGRIVELPFSEGESFKKGDILARFDCSAYQAQLNAAQAANRGAGEELAHNRQLAALNSVGRFEVARAEAKVSETQAQSQVYQVQVKRCSVVAPFDGQVVERKVKRYESVAAGTPLLDVVDNRTLEIHLLVPSRWMGKLKPGQTFSFVPDETGRPLDATVKRLGARIDEGSQTLLLVATLPNASGLLAGMSGTARFAELK; encoded by the coding sequence ATGCGGCGTTTTCGTATTTTGGTTATGGGATTGACCTTTGTAACGTGCGTAGTACAGGCGCAAACGCCTGCGCCAGACGATCCGTTGCTGGAAAGCAGCGCGGTCGGCGGTGATGCGTCGGCCAGCAGTGAAGCCCGTGGTGTGCTGCGAGCCCGGGATCAGGCAGTGCTCGCCAGTGAGTTGTCGGGGCGGATTGTCGAGTTGCCGTTCAGTGAGGGCGAGTCGTTCAAGAAGGGCGATATCCTGGCGCGGTTTGACTGTTCGGCCTATCAGGCTCAGCTCAACGCGGCCCAGGCCGCCAACCGTGGCGCCGGTGAGGAGCTGGCCCATAACCGGCAACTGGCGGCGTTGAATTCGGTCGGGCGCTTTGAAGTGGCGCGGGCCGAGGCCAAGGTCAGCGAAACCCAGGCGCAATCTCAGGTTTATCAGGTTCAGGTCAAGCGTTGCAGCGTGGTCGCGCCGTTCGATGGTCAGGTCGTCGAACGCAAGGTCAAGCGCTACGAAAGCGTCGCTGCTGGCACGCCGCTGCTGGACGTAGTCGATAACCGCACTCTGGAAATTCATCTGTTGGTGCCGTCGCGCTGGATGGGCAAACTCAAGCCCGGCCAGACGTTCAGTTTTGTCCCCGATGAAACCGGTCGGCCTCTGGATGCCACGGTCAAGCGCCTCGGTGCGCGGATCGATGAAGGCAGCCAGACCTTGCTGCTGGTGGCGACACTGCCCAACGCCAGCGGTCTGTTGGCCGGCATGAGCGGAACGGCGCGTTTCGCGGAGCTCAAGTGA
- a CDS encoding efflux RND transporter periplasmic adaptor subunit, with product MNAPVTGGAEQVFARFLDLERQTRAARNPSQLAYSLVNDGQALFGFRHAALLIAGKVQAVTGVSAVEPNAPFVAFVEQAVAQLFKLGVLKQARVITPDLLGQSIQADWQSLSAAQVFWLPLIDHRGEVFGGLWLARDVPWNPSEQVLLSQLGDTYSHAWLALQPRKPWRLRWTRKRQVALVAVLLLGLLIPVRQSVLAPAEVVPLGGRVVAAPLDGVIAEFLVKPNQTVKTGDLLLRFESTTLKAQADVAERALGVAEAELKANSQRSFADAESSSKIDLLAARVEQKRAERDYARELLKRSEVRAERDGIAVFADAERWTGKPVQTGERLMEIADPNQAELRIELAVGDAISLAPGAQVALFLDSDPLQRHLAKLERSAYEAQPTAAGQLAYRLDATFDAAPPRIGLRGTAKVFGDRAPLALYLLRRPLAGLRQSVGL from the coding sequence GTGAACGCCCCGGTAACGGGCGGCGCCGAGCAGGTGTTCGCAAGGTTTCTTGACCTCGAACGCCAGACCCGCGCCGCTCGCAATCCTTCGCAACTGGCTTACAGTCTGGTCAATGACGGCCAGGCGCTGTTCGGTTTCCGCCATGCCGCGCTGTTGATCGCCGGCAAGGTGCAGGCGGTGACCGGTGTCAGCGCCGTGGAACCGAATGCGCCGTTCGTGGCGTTTGTCGAGCAAGCGGTCGCGCAGTTGTTCAAGCTTGGCGTGCTGAAACAGGCTCGGGTGATCACACCCGATCTCCTTGGCCAATCCATTCAGGCCGACTGGCAAAGTCTGTCAGCCGCTCAGGTGTTCTGGTTGCCGCTGATCGATCATCGGGGCGAGGTGTTCGGTGGTCTGTGGCTGGCGCGGGATGTGCCGTGGAATCCTTCCGAGCAAGTGCTGCTGTCGCAACTGGGCGACACCTACAGCCACGCCTGGCTGGCGCTCCAACCGCGCAAACCCTGGCGGCTACGCTGGACGCGCAAGCGTCAGGTGGCGCTGGTCGCTGTGTTGTTGCTCGGGTTGCTGATTCCGGTGCGCCAATCGGTGCTGGCACCGGCCGAAGTCGTCCCGCTGGGCGGTCGGGTGGTGGCGGCGCCGCTGGACGGGGTGATCGCCGAGTTCCTGGTCAAACCCAACCAGACGGTGAAAACCGGCGACCTGCTGCTGCGCTTCGAAAGCACCACGCTCAAGGCTCAGGCCGATGTGGCCGAGCGCGCCCTGGGCGTTGCCGAAGCGGAACTCAAGGCCAATTCCCAACGCTCCTTCGCCGATGCCGAATCCAGTTCGAAAATCGATCTGCTGGCGGCCCGCGTCGAGCAAAAGCGCGCCGAGCGGGATTACGCCCGTGAACTGCTCAAACGCAGCGAGGTACGCGCCGAACGGGACGGCATCGCGGTGTTCGCCGACGCTGAGCGTTGGACCGGCAAACCGGTGCAAACCGGCGAGCGGCTGATGGAAATCGCCGACCCGAACCAGGCCGAGTTGCGCATCGAATTGGCCGTGGGCGATGCGATTTCCCTGGCGCCGGGAGCGCAAGTCGCGCTGTTTCTTGACAGCGATCCGTTGCAGCGGCATCTGGCCAAACTCGAACGTTCGGCCTACGAAGCGCAGCCCACCGCTGCCGGGCAACTGGCTTATCGACTGGATGCGACGTTCGACGCCGCACCGCCACGCATCGGCTTGCGTGGCACCGCGAAAGTCTTCGGCGACCGAGCGCCGCTGGCGTTGTACCTGTTGCGTCGACCGCTGGCCGGGTTACGTCAGAGCGTGGGTCTTTAG
- a CDS encoding HlyD family efflux transporter periplasmic adaptor subunit, with amino-acid sequence MSLPSLRADLQLSTAAPALDGSPCWTLADPVRGRYFKLGAAAMRLLRHWSLGDPEQVLRAANREPGLALDGAALEQLLEFLRGHDLISALDAPQRASYSLKAAAQRQSLWQILLHQYLFFRIPLWRPDAFLNRVWPWLERFGPRALRYGLPATLGLGVFLVSRDWQRFIATFPHLFSLGGALAFAVALFFAKLCHEFGHAFMAKRAGCRVQSMGVAFMVLLPMFYTDVSDAWRVNDRRARLLIGAGGVLAELVLACIALLAWSLLPDGPGRTAAFMLASATWITTLVINLNPFMRFDGYFLLSDFWEVDNLQGRAFALCRWRLREFLFGYAAPAPEPWSPKMQRRLLIWGYGAWLWRAALFFGIALAVYHLFFKVLGIFLMLVELVWFIFLPILNEWRQWWSRREQAHAPRVLLSGLTLLGLLLLLALPWRSAVELPTMLEAGRASALHAPVAARVKTVSVHDGQVVAQGEVLIELESPDLDSRQAIVRREIQIQQLQMRRQAGRSETAADAGIVEQRLAEAVAEYRGLAAQRERLLLRAPHAGKVRDLLPQLVAGRWLSTKDPLARVVEDGARLRGYLAEAELWRVAPGASGRFIADDPMHPAIAVQLTEIDTNGVAYVDQEALTSDHHGPIAVRRDQHQRAEPVQAQYGARLSILENTPTPVQPLRGLVVLQGRGESVLGVAWRRMAALGVRESGF; translated from the coding sequence ATGAGCCTGCCGAGCCTGCGGGCAGACCTGCAATTGTCGACGGCGGCTCCGGCCCTCGACGGTTCACCGTGCTGGACCCTGGCCGACCCGGTGCGAGGGCGTTATTTCAAACTTGGTGCGGCGGCGATGCGTCTGTTGCGCCATTGGTCTCTGGGCGATCCCGAGCAAGTGCTGCGTGCGGCCAACCGCGAGCCGGGGCTGGCGCTGGATGGCGCGGCGCTTGAGCAATTGCTGGAATTTTTGCGTGGCCACGACCTGATCAGCGCCCTCGATGCGCCGCAGCGCGCCAGTTACAGCTTGAAGGCCGCGGCTCAGCGCCAGAGCCTGTGGCAAATCCTGTTGCATCAATACCTGTTTTTCCGGATTCCGCTGTGGCGCCCGGACGCTTTTCTCAATCGCGTCTGGCCGTGGCTGGAGCGTTTCGGCCCACGCGCATTGCGCTACGGATTGCCCGCGACGCTGGGGCTTGGGGTGTTTCTGGTGTCGCGGGACTGGCAGCGATTCATCGCCACGTTTCCGCACCTGTTCAGCCTCGGCGGTGCGCTGGCGTTCGCAGTGGCGCTGTTTTTCGCCAAGCTGTGCCACGAGTTCGGCCACGCCTTCATGGCCAAGCGCGCCGGTTGTCGGGTGCAGAGCATGGGCGTGGCGTTCATGGTGCTGCTGCCGATGTTTTACACGGACGTCAGCGACGCCTGGCGCGTCAATGATCGACGTGCACGGTTGCTGATCGGTGCCGGTGGGGTGCTGGCGGAACTGGTGCTGGCGTGTATTGCGCTGCTTGCCTGGTCACTGCTGCCTGACGGCCCCGGACGTACGGCGGCGTTCATGCTCGCCAGTGCGACCTGGATCACCACACTGGTGATCAACCTCAACCCGTTCATGCGTTTCGACGGCTACTTCTTGCTCAGCGATTTCTGGGAAGTGGACAACCTTCAAGGGCGCGCCTTTGCCTTGTGCCGCTGGCGGCTGCGCGAGTTTTTGTTTGGTTACGCTGCCCCGGCGCCGGAGCCGTGGTCGCCGAAGATGCAGCGGCGTCTGCTGATCTGGGGGTATGGCGCGTGGCTGTGGCGCGCGGCGCTGTTTTTCGGGATTGCGCTGGCGGTCTATCACCTGTTCTTCAAGGTATTGGGGATCTTCCTGATGCTGGTGGAACTGGTCTGGTTCATCTTCTTGCCGATCCTGAACGAGTGGCGGCAATGGTGGAGCCGTCGCGAACAGGCGCATGCGCCTCGAGTGCTGCTCAGCGGTTTGACGTTGCTCGGGTTGTTGTTGCTGCTGGCGTTGCCGTGGCGCAGCGCGGTGGAGTTGCCGACGATGCTGGAGGCTGGACGCGCCAGTGCCCTGCACGCGCCGGTGGCGGCGCGGGTCAAAACAGTGAGTGTGCACGACGGCCAGGTCGTCGCTCAGGGTGAGGTGTTGATCGAACTGGAGTCGCCGGACCTGGACTCACGCCAGGCCATCGTCCGTCGCGAGATCCAGATTCAGCAGTTACAGATGCGTCGTCAGGCCGGTCGTAGCGAAACCGCGGCCGATGCTGGAATCGTCGAACAGCGCTTGGCTGAAGCCGTGGCCGAATACCGAGGCCTGGCCGCCCAGCGCGAGCGACTGCTGTTGCGCGCACCCCACGCCGGCAAAGTGCGCGATCTGCTGCCGCAGTTGGTGGCCGGTCGCTGGCTTTCGACCAAAGATCCTTTGGCGCGGGTGGTCGAAGACGGCGCGCGGTTGCGCGGTTATCTGGCCGAAGCCGAACTCTGGCGTGTTGCTCCGGGTGCCAGTGGGCGGTTCATCGCCGATGACCCGATGCACCCTGCGATCGCCGTGCAATTGACCGAAATCGATACCAACGGCGTGGCTTACGTCGATCAGGAAGCACTGACTTCCGATCACCATGGGCCGATTGCCGTACGCCGGGATCAGCATCAGCGCGCCGAGCCGGTACAGGCGCAGTACGGCGCGCGGTTGAGCATCCTCGAAAACACCCCGACACCGGTGCAACCCTTGCGCGGCCTAGTGGTGTTGCAGGGCCGCGGCGAGTCGGTGCTGGGCGTTGCCTGGCGGCGCATGGCGGCTCTGGGGGTCAGGGAAAGCGGTTTCTAA
- a CDS encoding GNAT family N-acetyltransferase, which translates to MANSASVAPDGLVVRPSRASDGPFLHSLYQAARPDLQWIDGEQEVVEQVVAQQFNVQEQGLGENFPNAMHYVIEKLDTAIGALTTDFGPNEIRVLYLAFIPQARGRGYGRTVLQGVQKAAQQIRCPVATVVWANNPHARQHYLALGFQVEERNPAAERLVWYPKG; encoded by the coding sequence ATGGCGAACAGCGCTTCAGTGGCACCGGACGGTTTGGTGGTCAGGCCTTCGCGGGCCAGCGATGGACCTTTTTTGCACAGCCTTTACCAGGCGGCGCGCCCGGATCTGCAGTGGATCGACGGTGAGCAGGAGGTGGTTGAACAGGTGGTTGCCCAGCAATTCAACGTGCAGGAACAAGGGCTGGGGGAGAATTTCCCCAACGCCATGCATTACGTGATCGAGAAGCTCGACACGGCCATCGGCGCGCTGACCACGGATTTCGGCCCCAATGAAATTCGCGTGCTGTACCTGGCGTTCATCCCCCAGGCCCGAGGCCGGGGTTACGGTCGGACGGTGCTGCAAGGCGTGCAAAAAGCCGCGCAACAAATCCGCTGCCCGGTGGCAACGGTGGTCTGGGCCAACAACCCCCATGCGCGCCAGCATTACCTGGCCCTGGGGTTTCAGGTTGAAGAGCGCAACCCGGCGGCGGAGCGGCTGGTGTGGTATCCGAAGGGTTGA
- a CDS encoding DUF6916 family protein, with product MLQQVQSQHFQALLGKTGTLRLPDGSELPIHIDALKETPHSQMPKSERMPFSVELNSLQPTDFVDGLCALELPELGQVEDIFVSRVPAMGRDPQLGYFYIAFN from the coding sequence ATGCTGCAACAGGTTCAAAGCCAACACTTTCAGGCTCTGCTGGGCAAGACGGGGACGCTGCGGTTGCCCGATGGCAGTGAACTGCCGATCCATATCGACGCCCTGAAAGAAACGCCCCACTCACAGATGCCCAAAAGCGAGCGCATGCCGTTCAGTGTCGAGCTCAACAGCCTGCAACCCACTGACTTTGTCGATGGCTTGTGTGCGCTGGAGTTGCCGGAGCTGGGTCAGGTAGAAGATATTTTTGTTTCGCGAGTACCGGCGATGGGGCGTGATCCGCAACTGGGGTACTTCTACATCGCGTTCAACTGA
- a CDS encoding phage tail protein: MEVFIGTIQSFAFNFAPNGWALCNGQTLSISQYNTVFALLGTYYGGNGTTNFMLPNLQGRLPMAQGNGLGLTPRVIGEFSGTENVTATINNLPNHTHALSGLTATTTLQLASPASNPVTNPTATNSYIGASGGGPGSASIYSDQQGAAAVPLKGVTSTVTGEISSAGNGLPMEVMNPFLVLNFSIALNGLFPSRN, encoded by the coding sequence ATGGAAGTATTCATCGGCACTATCCAGTCTTTCGCCTTTAACTTCGCGCCCAACGGCTGGGCCCTATGCAACGGCCAGACGCTGAGCATCTCGCAATACAACACGGTTTTCGCACTACTGGGAACCTACTATGGAGGCAATGGCACCACCAATTTCATGTTGCCCAATCTGCAGGGCCGTCTGCCGATGGCCCAGGGCAACGGCCTGGGCCTGACCCCGCGTGTCATCGGCGAATTCTCCGGCACCGAGAACGTCACCGCGACCATCAACAACCTGCCCAACCACACCCACGCCTTGTCCGGGCTCACGGCCACCACCACCCTGCAACTGGCCAGCCCGGCGAGCAACCCGGTCACCAACCCGACCGCGACCAACTCCTACATCGGCGCTTCGGGTGGTGGGCCCGGCTCGGCGAGTATTTACTCCGATCAACAAGGTGCCGCAGCCGTGCCGCTCAAGGGCGTAACCAGCACGGTGACGGGGGAAATCTCGTCCGCCGGCAACGGTTTGCCCATGGAGGTGATGAACCCGTTCCTGGTGCTCAACTTCAGCATCGCCCTGAACGGCTTGTTCCCTTCGCGTAACTGA
- a CDS encoding glycosyltransferase family 39 protein codes for MEARRETPLGDTQDPHATPGSWAVARRLLRWAREHWLLPILVLATLVRLYDLTAAAIWGDEGSSLLLSQYSLAGIWEHAAHDVHPPLYFMLLHGWIELFGDGIFSIRSLSALPGIATVGLGVWLVDLLATRRAALLAGVLLALLPTAVRYSQEVRMYSLLGLWLIGATIALMCWIRQPQRTRYLVIYTLLMSAAFYTHYFTALCVLCHWLYLGLIRVQPGYRLRHIQRSGWWLANVAIVLLYLPWVPSLIDLIQHMDQLKANGDVGWENPVTLGSLPSMIWSLLIQDDGENLPTLIFIALPLALAALAGVALARDRSVFRGSALAVIYSVVPLLLVFSASFISPVFIERYLTAYALGLPMFVALAVDRLYADFKVLALAVLLLFVGVELVGLKNNATVDTNDQISVMVNYVNQHFTPGDRIVTSDMLWYLSYVYYNRTDAKPLLYTPPLADGRSSRPNAYGFGTLVSNDIYLDSLGGLAKDTGRVWLVGTIDGPDEFASLPAGWQRINETRAGGAYARLYVLK; via the coding sequence ATGGAGGCACGCAGAGAAACACCGCTGGGCGACACTCAGGACCCGCACGCGACGCCGGGGTCATGGGCGGTTGCCCGCCGCTTGCTTCGATGGGCGCGGGAGCACTGGTTGCTGCCGATCCTGGTATTGGCCACGCTGGTGCGTTTATACGACCTGACAGCGGCGGCGATCTGGGGCGACGAAGGTTCCAGCCTGTTGCTGAGCCAGTATTCGCTGGCCGGAATCTGGGAGCACGCGGCCCATGATGTGCATCCGCCGTTGTATTTCATGCTCCTGCACGGCTGGATCGAGTTGTTCGGCGACGGCATTTTTTCGATTCGCAGCCTGAGTGCGCTGCCGGGGATTGCCACCGTGGGGCTCGGCGTCTGGCTGGTGGACCTGCTCGCGACTCGCCGCGCCGCGTTGCTGGCCGGGGTTCTGCTGGCGCTGCTGCCCACGGCGGTGCGTTACAGCCAGGAAGTGCGGATGTATTCGCTGCTGGGGCTGTGGCTGATCGGTGCCACGATTGCCCTGATGTGCTGGATAAGACAGCCGCAACGCACGCGCTATCTGGTGATTTACACCTTGCTGATGAGTGCGGCGTTCTACACCCATTACTTCACCGCGCTGTGCGTGCTGTGTCATTGGCTGTATCTGGGCCTGATCCGCGTGCAGCCAGGGTATCGATTGCGGCACATTCAGCGCTCCGGCTGGTGGCTGGCCAATGTGGCCATTGTGCTGTTGTACCTGCCGTGGGTGCCCAGCCTGATCGATCTGATCCAGCACATGGATCAGCTCAAGGCCAATGGCGATGTGGGCTGGGAGAACCCCGTCACGCTCGGCTCATTGCCGTCGATGATCTGGTCGCTCCTGATCCAGGACGATGGCGAGAACCTGCCCACGCTGATTTTTATCGCGCTGCCACTGGCGCTGGCGGCCCTGGCGGGTGTGGCGCTGGCCCGGGACCGCAGTGTGTTCCGTGGCAGTGCGCTGGCGGTGATCTACTCCGTTGTCCCGTTGTTGCTGGTGTTTTCGGCGTCGTTCATCTCGCCGGTGTTCATCGAGCGTTACCTGACCGCTTATGCCTTGGGCCTGCCGATGTTTGTCGCGCTGGCCGTCGATCGCTTATACGCAGACTTCAAGGTATTGGCGCTGGCCGTGCTGCTGCTGTTTGTCGGCGTTGAGCTGGTGGGTCTGAAGAACAATGCCACGGTGGATACCAACGATCAGATCAGCGTCATGGTCAACTACGTGAACCAGCACTTCACCCCCGGCGACCGAATCGTCACCAGCGACATGCTCTGGTACCTCAGTTATGTCTATTACAACCGGACAGACGCCAAACCGTTGCTGTACACACCGCCCTTGGCCGATGGCAGGTCGAGCAGGCCGAACGCTTACGGTTTCGGCACGCTGGTAAGCAATGACATCTACCTGGATAGCCTCGGCGGCTTGGCCAAAGACACTGGTCGCGTGTGGCTGGTCGGTACCATCGACGGGCCGGACGAGTTCGCCTCCTTGCCCGCGGGGTGGCAACGTATCAACGAGACCCGGGCGGGAGGCGCCTATGCGCGCTTGTATGTGTTGAAGTAA